A single window of Acidobacteriota bacterium DNA harbors:
- a CDS encoding PD40 domain-containing protein, translating to MARRVPRWAIPAFAAALAGGAVLAFLATRKPPAGPPVWRPLTFRRGSIGGARFAPDGKTVVYSAAWQGDPMQLFTTRLDSTESTALPLPSANLAAVSSKGVLAIVLPREPSPLVAEVSLAGGAPRELVDGTWLSLPFAPGVADWAPGEGGLAVMRNWQLEFPVGKVLLPGRAGDGIGGSVRFSPDGKRIAFVGGQVGRRVVGVTDLDGHQTILRTGLDNATSVAWHPRTGEIWFSGREQDTRFGVVELRAITLAGKERVVARAPTILVVEDIAPDGTVLVRSDDWPTTMACRPSGSAHEVNLSWQDFSNGMDLSDDGRDLLFTESGAAVGANGAVYLRKTDGSGPAVRLGDGKFVGGMSRDGKWVVRVSPDRLVLLPVGPGGARTLQDEGLEYIRASWFPDGRRLLVEARERGKLSRLFVRDVAQGPPRPFTGEGFEFPILAPDGTIVVARDRSRHAFLVRVDGGAPQPVPGLGAGDVVLRFDASGKSLFVYRQGVPLRIERLDIATGARNLWKEIALSDPTGVDRFVSVQMTPDGSSYCYTVLRTLSRLYAVEGLR from the coding sequence GTGGCACGTCGCGTCCCGCGCTGGGCGATCCCGGCGTTTGCCGCGGCGCTGGCCGGCGGCGCGGTCCTCGCGTTCCTCGCGACGAGGAAGCCGCCCGCCGGGCCGCCTGTCTGGCGCCCTCTGACGTTTCGGCGCGGCTCGATCGGCGGCGCTCGCTTCGCGCCCGACGGGAAGACCGTCGTCTACTCGGCGGCCTGGCAGGGTGACCCCATGCAGCTCTTCACGACGCGGCTGGACAGCACAGAATCCACCGCCCTGCCGCTCCCGAGCGCCAACCTGGCGGCCGTGTCGAGCAAGGGCGTGCTCGCGATCGTGCTGCCGCGGGAGCCCTCGCCGCTCGTGGCCGAGGTCTCGCTCGCCGGCGGGGCGCCGCGCGAGCTCGTGGACGGCACCTGGCTCTCCCTTCCTTTCGCGCCGGGGGTCGCGGACTGGGCGCCCGGCGAGGGCGGCCTCGCCGTCATGCGCAACTGGCAGCTGGAGTTTCCGGTCGGGAAGGTCCTTCTCCCGGGCCGTGCCGGGGACGGCATCGGCGGCTCCGTGCGGTTCTCGCCAGACGGCAAGCGGATCGCCTTCGTCGGCGGCCAGGTCGGCCGCCGGGTGGTGGGCGTCACGGACCTCGACGGGCACCAGACGATCCTGCGCACGGGCCTGGACAACGCGACGTCCGTCGCGTGGCACCCGCGGACAGGCGAGATCTGGTTCTCCGGCCGCGAGCAGGACACGCGATTCGGCGTCGTCGAGCTGCGCGCGATCACGCTCGCGGGAAAGGAGCGCGTCGTCGCCCGCGCCCCGACGATCCTCGTCGTGGAGGACATCGCACCGGACGGGACCGTGCTCGTTCGCAGTGACGACTGGCCCACGACGATGGCGTGCCGGCCATCGGGCAGCGCGCACGAGGTGAACCTGAGCTGGCAGGACTTCTCGAACGGCATGGACCTGTCGGACGACGGACGCGATCTTCTCTTCACCGAGAGCGGCGCCGCCGTGGGCGCGAATGGCGCGGTGTATCTCCGGAAGACGGACGGCTCCGGTCCGGCCGTGCGTCTCGGGGACGGCAAGTTCGTCGGAGGCATGTCCCGGGACGGGAAGTGGGTCGTGCGCGTGTCGCCGGACCGCCTCGTCCTTCTGCCCGTGGGCCCCGGCGGGGCTCGGACGCTCCAGGACGAGGGCCTCGAGTACATCAGGGCGTCGTGGTTTCCGGACGGCCGGAGGCTTCTGGTCGAGGCCCGCGAGCGCGGGAAGCTCTCGCGGCTCTTCGTGAGGGACGTCGCGCAGGGACCGCCGCGCCCGTTCACGGGGGAAGGGTTCGAGTTCCCGATACTCGCCCCGGACGGAACGATCGTCGTCGCCCGGGATCGGTCCCGCCACGCGTTCCTCGTCCGTGTCGACGGAGGCGCACCTCAGCCTGTTCCAGGTCTCGGGGCGGGCGACGTCGTGCTCCGCTTCGACGCGTCCGGCAAGAGCCTCTTCGTGTACCGCCAGGGCGTGCCCCTCCGGATCGAGCGGCTCGACATCGCGACTGGCGCGCGGAACCTCTGGAAGGAGATCGCCCTCTCGGACCCGACGGGCGTCGACCGGTTCGTCAGCGTCCAGATGACGCCGGACGGGTCGAGCTATTGCTACACCGTCCTCCGCACCCTCTCGCGGCTCTACGCCGTCGAAGGGCTGCGTTGA
- a CDS encoding CoA pyrophosphatase: MSGDAGGGGDAPRTWLDDIRARLLRDWPERKLELERAPDAGPLREAAVLIPLFVREKALWTLFTKRTDLVEHHKGQISFPGGGKHASDANPWETAIRETEEEIGVPRAGVKILGALPKLVTVTDFEISPFVGAIPYPTQFAPHAGEVESIIEVPVSYLLDPMVVEERPVKWKGRDVMTLVYHYKGHAIWGATARILADFLTALRGETDSAT, from the coding sequence GTGAGCGGCGATGCCGGCGGCGGCGGAGACGCCCCGCGCACCTGGCTGGACGACATCCGCGCCCGCCTCCTCCGCGACTGGCCCGAGCGCAAGCTCGAGCTCGAACGTGCGCCGGACGCCGGACCGCTCCGGGAAGCCGCGGTTCTCATCCCACTCTTCGTGCGCGAGAAGGCGCTCTGGACGCTCTTCACGAAGCGGACGGACCTCGTGGAGCACCACAAGGGGCAGATCTCGTTCCCCGGCGGCGGCAAGCACGCTTCCGACGCGAACCCGTGGGAGACGGCGATCCGCGAGACGGAAGAGGAGATCGGCGTGCCGCGGGCGGGCGTGAAGATCCTCGGCGCGCTTCCGAAGCTCGTCACCGTCACGGACTTCGAGATCTCGCCGTTCGTCGGCGCCATCCCGTACCCGACGCAGTTCGCGCCGCACGCGGGGGAGGTCGAGTCGATCATCGAGGTCCCCGTGTCGTACCTCCTCGACCCGATGGTCGTCGAGGAGCGGCCCGTGAAGTGGAAGGGCCGCGACGTGATGACTCTCGTCTACCACTACAAAGGCCACGCGATCTGGGGCGCGACCGCGCGCATCCTCGCGGACTTCCTGACGGCGTTGCGGGGCGAGACGGACTCGGCAACGTAG
- the prfB gene encoding peptide chain release factor 2 — protein MFDVRQAGREKDELERKTGEPGFWTNALEAQDTLRKLKRAERILLDDKDLKERQEELEILAEFLKSGEAVEKDADTAIATVGPWARRKELTFKLTNDEDPMPALLEIHAGAGGTEAQDWADMLMRMYLRYGERQGWKTDVLEVTYADDAGIKTATLRFEGEYAYGHMKAERGVHRLVRISPFDAAARRHTSFAAVYVSPEIDDTIDVEINDKDLRVDTFRAGGKGGQHVNKTESAIRITHLPTGLVVQCQNERSQHKNKASAMKVLRSRLYQKALEEQQAKNDARAGTKMEIGFGSQIRSYVLAPYRLIKDHRTNYEVGDVDRVLDGDLDGFIEAFLQTMVKKGEKAATDRPGFNAADPA, from the coding sequence ATCTTTGACGTCCGCCAGGCGGGACGTGAGAAGGACGAGCTGGAGCGGAAGACGGGCGAGCCCGGTTTCTGGACGAACGCCCTCGAAGCGCAGGACACGCTCCGGAAGCTGAAGCGCGCCGAGCGCATTCTCCTCGACGACAAAGACCTCAAGGAACGGCAGGAGGAGCTCGAGATCCTGGCGGAGTTCCTCAAGTCGGGCGAGGCCGTCGAGAAGGACGCCGACACGGCGATCGCGACGGTCGGCCCGTGGGCGCGCCGCAAGGAGCTGACGTTCAAGCTCACGAACGACGAGGACCCGATGCCGGCCCTTCTCGAGATCCACGCGGGCGCGGGCGGCACCGAGGCGCAGGACTGGGCCGACATGCTCATGCGGATGTACCTCCGCTACGGCGAGCGGCAGGGCTGGAAGACGGACGTCCTCGAGGTCACGTACGCCGACGACGCCGGGATCAAGACGGCGACGCTGCGCTTCGAGGGGGAGTACGCGTACGGGCACATGAAGGCCGAGCGCGGCGTCCACCGCCTCGTGCGCATCTCGCCGTTCGACGCGGCCGCGCGGCGGCACACGTCCTTCGCGGCCGTCTACGTCTCGCCGGAGATCGACGACACGATCGACGTCGAGATCAACGACAAGGACCTTCGCGTGGACACGTTCCGGGCCGGCGGCAAGGGCGGCCAGCACGTCAACAAGACGGAATCGGCCATCCGGATCACGCACCTTCCGACCGGACTCGTCGTCCAGTGCCAGAACGAGCGGTCGCAGCACAAGAACAAGGCGTCCGCGATGAAGGTCCTGCGCTCGCGCCTCTACCAGAAGGCGCTCGAAGAGCAGCAGGCCAAGAACGACGCGCGCGCGGGCACGAAGATGGAGATCGGCTTCGGCTCGCAGATCCGGTCGTACGTGCTTGCGCCGTACCGGCTCATCAAGGACCACCGCACGAACTACGAGGTCGGGGACGTGGACCGCGTCCTCGACGGCGACCTCGACGGGTTCATCGAGGCGTTCCTCCAGACGATGGTCAAGAAGGGCGAGAAGGCCGCGACGGATCGCCCGGGCTTCAACGCGGCCGACCCGGCGTGA
- a CDS encoding SPOR domain-containing protein has protein sequence MPTAKPAPKGPFYVQILATKNAAAADELAKRLKDEGFNADVAVIAGKPGWFRVHVGPFKDRAKAEALAKKIKATDKQIKNVPLVVP, from the coding sequence GTGCCTACCGCCAAACCCGCTCCGAAAGGCCCGTTCTACGTCCAGATCCTCGCGACGAAGAACGCCGCGGCGGCGGACGAGCTCGCCAAGAGGCTCAAGGACGAGGGGTTCAACGCGGACGTCGCGGTCATCGCGGGCAAGCCCGGATGGTTCCGCGTCCACGTCGGACCGTTCAAGGACCGCGCGAAGGCCGAGGCTCTCGCGAAGAAGATCAAGGCCACGGACAAGCAGATCAAGAACGTTCCGCTCGTGGTGCCGTGA
- a CDS encoding slipin family protein has translation MNNLAFIVPVVFVAIIFISKWINILNEYERAVTFWLGRLSPQPKGPGLTFIFWPFETMIRISLRTVVLDVPPQDVITRDNVSVKVNAVVYFHVMDPSKAVVKVENYLYATSQLSQTTLRSILGQATLDELLSSRDKLNENLQEILDKHTDPWGIKVTMVELKAVDLPIEMQRAMAKQAEAEREKRAKIIHASGEFEASKQLSEAAAIIGREPATLQLRYLQTLTEIATEKNSTIIFPLPMDLISAFLKKDKA, from the coding sequence ATGAACAACCTCGCTTTCATCGTCCCGGTCGTCTTCGTGGCCATCATCTTCATCTCGAAGTGGATCAACATCCTCAACGAGTACGAGCGGGCCGTCACGTTCTGGCTCGGCCGCCTCTCGCCGCAGCCGAAGGGCCCCGGCCTCACGTTCATCTTCTGGCCGTTCGAGACGATGATCCGGATCTCGCTCCGCACGGTCGTCCTCGACGTGCCGCCGCAGGACGTCATCACGCGCGACAACGTGTCCGTGAAGGTGAACGCGGTCGTCTACTTCCACGTCATGGACCCGTCGAAGGCGGTCGTCAAGGTCGAGAACTACCTCTACGCGACCTCGCAGCTGTCCCAGACGACCCTGCGGTCGATCCTCGGCCAGGCGACGCTCGACGAGCTCCTTTCCTCACGCGACAAGCTGAACGAGAACCTGCAGGAGATCCTCGACAAGCACACGGACCCGTGGGGCATCAAGGTCACGATGGTCGAGCTGAAGGCCGTCGACCTGCCCATCGAGATGCAGCGCGCCATGGCGAAGCAGGCCGAGGCCGAGCGCGAGAAGCGCGCCAAGATCATCCACGCGTCCGGCGAGTTCGAGGCCTCCAAGCAGCTTTCGGAGGCCGCCGCGATCATCGGCCGCGAGCCTGCGACGTTGCAGCTCCGGTACCTGCAGACGCTGACCGAGATCGCGACCGAGAAGAACTCGACCATCATCTTCCCGCTGCCCATGGACCTCATCAGCGCCTTCCTCAAGAAGGACAAGGCCTGA
- a CDS encoding nodulation protein NfeD — translation MRSAAILLLSGALAASAAPAPSPAAGTVVVADLNTEIQAVSAAFVARVLKDAEKSGAPFVVLRIDTPGGRIDSTRTITQAILASPVPVVGWVAPPGSQAASAGFIILMSCDVAVMAPGTNAGAAAPVGGGGEDLPKTLAKKAGQDVSALLRSVTEPRGRPVDDAVKAVSEAASYSESEALKRKLIEIVARDEKDLLAQLDGRTVKRVGKPDAVLKTSGLVTAARTMTRRERILGVIASPGLAGILFLIGLVGLYSELSHPGGILPGVLGAIALLLALFAMSVLPVNAAGVALLLVGALFFFLEVKLASHGVLAVGGAAAVVFGAILLFPEQAGAPRGEFAVLVAGAVATAAILAVLSFKALAMKRLPDRTGLGALVGQIVSARSPIAPVGKVFADGDLWEAHSDVPVAAGDLVEIVGIEGLALVVRPARKAGQEPG, via the coding sequence GTGCGCAGCGCCGCGATCCTCCTCCTGTCCGGCGCGCTGGCCGCCTCCGCGGCCCCGGCGCCCTCTCCTGCCGCGGGAACGGTCGTCGTCGCGGACCTGAACACCGAGATCCAGGCCGTGAGCGCCGCGTTCGTCGCGCGGGTGCTCAAGGACGCCGAGAAGAGCGGCGCGCCGTTCGTCGTCCTCAGGATCGACACGCCGGGCGGGCGCATCGACTCGACCCGCACGATCACGCAGGCGATCCTCGCCTCGCCCGTGCCGGTCGTCGGCTGGGTGGCGCCGCCGGGCTCGCAGGCCGCGTCGGCGGGTTTCATCATCCTGATGTCGTGCGACGTGGCCGTCATGGCGCCGGGCACGAACGCGGGAGCCGCCGCGCCCGTGGGCGGAGGGGGAGAGGACCTCCCCAAGACGCTCGCGAAAAAGGCGGGGCAGGACGTCTCGGCGCTCCTGCGCTCCGTGACGGAGCCGCGCGGCCGCCCCGTGGACGACGCCGTCAAGGCCGTCAGCGAGGCTGCGTCGTATTCGGAGAGCGAGGCCCTGAAGCGGAAGCTGATCGAGATCGTCGCGCGCGACGAGAAGGACCTCCTGGCGCAGCTCGACGGGCGAACGGTGAAGCGGGTCGGCAAGCCCGACGCCGTGCTGAAGACCTCGGGCCTCGTGACGGCCGCGCGGACGATGACGCGCCGCGAGCGCATCCTCGGCGTCATCGCGAGCCCGGGCCTCGCGGGCATCCTGTTCCTGATCGGCCTCGTCGGGCTCTATTCGGAGCTGTCCCACCCGGGCGGCATCCTGCCGGGCGTCCTCGGGGCGATCGCGCTCCTTCTCGCGCTCTTCGCGATGTCCGTCCTGCCCGTGAACGCGGCCGGCGTCGCGCTCCTCCTCGTGGGGGCGCTGTTTTTCTTCCTGGAGGTGAAGCTCGCCTCGCACGGCGTCCTCGCCGTCGGCGGCGCCGCGGCCGTCGTGTTCGGCGCGATCCTGCTCTTCCCCGAGCAGGCGGGCGCGCCGCGGGGCGAGTTCGCGGTGCTCGTCGCCGGAGCCGTCGCCACCGCGGCGATCCTCGCGGTCCTTTCCTTCAAGGCCCTCGCGATGAAACGCCTGCCCGACCGCACGGGCCTCGGCGCTCTCGTCGGCCAGATCGTTTCCGCGCGCAGCCCGATCGCGCCAGTCGGCAAGGTGTTCGCCGACGGCGACCTCTGGGAAGCGCATTCCGACGTCCCCGTAGCAGCCGGCGACCTCGTCGAGATCGTCGGCATCGAAGGCCTCGCGCTCGTCGTGAGGCCGGCCCGCAAGGCGGGCCAGGAGCCCGGATGA
- a CDS encoding phosphatase PAP2 family protein, with protein sequence MHWKPVDALTSLFAAALVVAGLARFQALEDRRVLLRMIVVAAVPALVAFLRARRPNPSKNLQIFFDYYVIACIVVIFDGLGPLIRAVNPVDKDPHLIAFDRWLTGTDPTVFLERFATPFLSDVLTFFYSLYYFHPIVLGTLVLRDDRKRPAAERDFARYAFTMVFVFFVSYVGYFIVPAVGPRFTVTHAGPLPRGAVARVIDDTLNMLESNKRDCFPSGHTMVVTAVLLEAARRSRKTFWWFLPFAVGLVIATVFCRYHYVADVLAGFALAFAAVPLGNALYRRFSTIR encoded by the coding sequence GTGCACTGGAAGCCGGTCGACGCCCTGACGTCGCTGTTCGCGGCGGCGCTGGTCGTGGCGGGCCTCGCCAGGTTCCAGGCGCTGGAAGACCGAAGAGTTCTTCTGAGGATGATCGTGGTCGCGGCCGTGCCCGCGCTGGTGGCCTTCCTGCGGGCGCGGCGTCCGAACCCCTCGAAGAATCTTCAAATCTTCTTCGACTATTACGTCATCGCCTGCATCGTCGTCATCTTCGACGGGCTCGGGCCGCTCATCCGCGCCGTGAATCCCGTCGACAAGGATCCGCATCTCATCGCCTTCGATCGCTGGCTGACCGGCACCGACCCGACCGTCTTCCTCGAGCGGTTCGCGACGCCGTTCCTCTCGGACGTCCTGACGTTCTTCTATTCGCTCTACTACTTCCATCCCATCGTCCTCGGGACGCTCGTCCTCAGGGACGACCGGAAACGCCCGGCGGCCGAGCGTGACTTTGCGCGGTACGCGTTCACGATGGTCTTCGTCTTCTTCGTGAGTTACGTCGGCTACTTCATCGTCCCGGCGGTGGGCCCGCGCTTCACCGTGACGCACGCGGGCCCGCTCCCCCGCGGCGCGGTCGCGCGCGTCATCGACGACACGCTCAACATGCTCGAGAGCAACAAGCGCGACTGCTTCCCGTCCGGCCACACGATGGTCGTGACGGCCGTCCTTCTCGAGGCGGCGCGAAGGTCACGGAAGACGTTCTGGTGGTTCCTGCCGTTCGCGGTCGGCCTCGTCATCGCGACGGTTTTCTGCCGGTACCACTACGTCGCGGACGTCCTCGCGGGGTTCGCGCTGGCATTCGCCGCGGTGCCGCTCGGGAACGCGCTCTACAGGCGTTTCTCGACGATCCGGTAG
- a CDS encoding NAD-dependent epimerase/dehydratase family protein yields MRAGDLVSLTGGTGFVGSHVADALLAAGYRVRALVRRPDDVAWLKGTGVDLVRGDVRDAATLPALVEGASAVVHVAGKTSARSEAEYLAANAAGTENVAAAVRTHAPGAHVVLVSSQAAGGPSRDGVPVSPSSVPDPVSAYGRSKLAGEEALRRAGVPFTILRPCAVYGPRETAIRDLFVAASRGVVPVLAGGKPRVQMVYGPDVAAAVKGALDRGGRGETFYVAHPEVLDYASIAETLAGLPSRRPFRLPVPGAVIRGAGHIVGALSAFAKGPPVFNSEKADEMLQEAWLCDVSEAQVALGQPFRTDFATGSRLTWEWYLERGWLVDRGDKIRARETR; encoded by the coding sequence ATGCGCGCGGGCGATCTCGTCTCCCTCACCGGCGGCACGGGATTCGTGGGCAGCCATGTCGCCGACGCGCTCCTCGCCGCCGGGTATCGCGTGCGCGCGCTCGTGCGGCGCCCCGACGACGTCGCGTGGCTGAAGGGCACCGGCGTCGACCTCGTGAGGGGCGACGTCCGCGACGCGGCGACGCTGCCGGCTCTCGTCGAGGGCGCGTCCGCCGTCGTCCACGTGGCGGGGAAGACTTCCGCCCGGAGCGAGGCCGAGTACCTCGCCGCGAACGCAGCGGGAACGGAGAACGTCGCCGCAGCCGTGCGTACGCACGCGCCGGGCGCGCACGTGGTCCTCGTGTCGTCCCAGGCGGCGGGCGGGCCGAGCCGGGACGGCGTGCCCGTATCGCCCTCCAGCGTTCCGGATCCCGTCTCCGCGTACGGCCGCTCCAAGCTCGCGGGTGAAGAGGCGCTGCGGCGCGCGGGCGTTCCGTTCACGATCCTCCGGCCGTGCGCCGTCTACGGACCGCGCGAGACGGCGATCCGCGATCTCTTCGTGGCCGCGTCGAGGGGAGTGGTACCGGTCCTCGCCGGTGGGAAGCCCCGCGTCCAGATGGTCTACGGGCCGGACGTGGCCGCCGCGGTGAAGGGGGCTCTCGACCGCGGGGGACGGGGCGAGACGTTTTACGTCGCGCACCCCGAGGTGCTCGACTACGCCTCCATCGCCGAAACTCTGGCTGGCCTGCCCTCGCGCCGGCCGTTCCGGCTGCCCGTCCCGGGGGCCGTGATCCGTGGCGCCGGTCACATCGTGGGAGCGCTCTCGGCCTTCGCGAAAGGGCCGCCCGTCTTCAACTCGGAGAAGGCGGACGAGATGCTGCAGGAGGCCTGGCTTTGCGACGTCTCCGAGGCGCAAGTCGCGCTCGGACAACCGTTTCGAACTGACTTCGCGACTGGGTCGCGATTGACGTGGGAGTGGTATCTCGAGCGGGGGTGGCTGGTGGACCGGGGTGATAAAATCCGCGCGAGGGAGACCAGATGA
- the lnt gene encoding apolipoprotein N-acyltransferase, with the protein MLPLLPSKRIPRLLWACGAGVLLALCFPNFSILPLLPIALIPLLAALDGLTWRRAFLPGFVFGAAFWLVTIPWIAYTVHRFGGVGWPLAGLALAITAGVYAIPFGLMASLYAAARPRSGPGVVAAFAAAWVVQEGFRTYVFVFGGFPWNLLANPLADVPALLGSTALGGVLFTSFLIAALNAALFVAWTRPGRNARLGWLLGAAVCALAAAAVQPLRPRPSDEALKVGVVQPNVDQAIRWDPGTAERLQRDLENQTRALCRADRPVVVLWPESASPYAWSFNAVFRERVQRLCRELDVAILMSTVWSDTPGDDDAPYYNAALLVTKDGPVLPPYLKQRLVPFGEYVPLAPVLRMIKPISRAVPGGFTPGSGTVLLKLGSWNLGGAVCYEVVYPWIARAEARAGADVLFTLTNDAWYGRAGAQRQHWQAAVLRAVETGRPLVRAAVTGISGAVEPDGRVLVSLPAGRKGAFSAPVFRPRGTPPAAALGDAILWVCAAGLLAGILRARFPSPRGPVASASPAPPRGNT; encoded by the coding sequence ATGCTTCCCCTATTACCCTCTAAGAGAATCCCCCGACTGCTCTGGGCCTGTGGCGCCGGGGTCCTTCTGGCCCTCTGTTTTCCGAATTTCTCGATCCTCCCGCTCCTTCCCATCGCGCTGATCCCGCTGCTCGCGGCGCTCGACGGGCTGACCTGGCGGCGGGCGTTCCTTCCGGGATTCGTGTTCGGTGCCGCGTTCTGGCTCGTCACGATCCCGTGGATCGCGTACACGGTCCACCGCTTCGGCGGGGTGGGCTGGCCGCTTGCAGGGCTCGCGCTCGCGATCACGGCGGGCGTCTACGCGATTCCGTTCGGCCTCATGGCGTCGCTCTACGCAGCAGCGCGGCCGCGCTCGGGACCGGGAGTCGTCGCGGCGTTCGCCGCGGCGTGGGTCGTCCAGGAAGGGTTCCGTACGTACGTCTTCGTCTTCGGCGGGTTCCCGTGGAACCTCCTTGCGAACCCGCTCGCCGACGTCCCGGCGCTCCTCGGCTCGACCGCCCTCGGAGGCGTCCTCTTCACCTCGTTCCTCATCGCGGCCCTCAACGCCGCGCTCTTCGTCGCGTGGACGCGGCCGGGGCGGAACGCGCGTCTCGGATGGCTCCTCGGCGCCGCCGTCTGCGCGCTCGCGGCGGCGGCGGTGCAGCCCTTGCGGCCCCGTCCGTCAGACGAGGCTCTCAAGGTCGGCGTCGTCCAGCCGAACGTCGACCAGGCCATCCGCTGGGACCCCGGCACCGCCGAGCGCCTTCAGCGCGACCTCGAGAATCAGACGCGCGCCCTGTGCCGGGCCGACCGGCCGGTCGTCGTGCTCTGGCCGGAGAGCGCCTCGCCCTACGCGTGGTCGTTCAACGCCGTCTTCCGCGAGCGGGTGCAGCGCCTGTGCCGCGAGCTGGACGTCGCGATCCTCATGAGCACGGTCTGGTCGGACACGCCAGGCGACGACGACGCGCCGTACTACAACGCAGCGCTCCTCGTGACGAAGGACGGTCCTGTCCTGCCGCCGTACCTCAAGCAGCGCCTCGTGCCGTTTGGCGAGTACGTGCCCCTCGCGCCGGTCCTCAGGATGATCAAGCCGATCAGCCGCGCGGTGCCCGGCGGCTTCACGCCGGGCTCGGGAACCGTGCTTCTGAAGCTCGGAAGCTGGAATCTCGGCGGCGCGGTCTGCTACGAGGTCGTGTACCCGTGGATCGCGCGGGCCGAAGCGCGCGCGGGCGCCGACGTCCTCTTCACGCTCACGAACGACGCGTGGTACGGGCGCGCGGGCGCCCAGCGGCAGCACTGGCAGGCGGCGGTGCTGCGCGCCGTGGAGACGGGGCGCCCGCTCGTGCGCGCGGCCGTCACGGGCATCAGCGGCGCCGTGGAGCCCGACGGGCGCGTCCTCGTGTCGCTCCCGGCGGGGAGAAAGGGCGCGTTCTCGGCGCCCGTCTTCCGCCCGCGCGGGACGCCGCCCGCCGCCGCCCTCGGCGACGCGATCCTGTGGGTTTGCGCCGCCGGCCTCCTCGCCGGTATCCTGCGAGCGCGGTTCCCCTCGCCCCGGGGTCCCGTGGCGTCCGCGTCCCCCGCGCCGCCGAGAGGAAACACGTGA
- a CDS encoding pyridoxal phosphate-dependent aminotransferase family protein, translating into MSARARGGSAASANRSIFEKCRTYTAPDDLRAAGLFTFFRMIESGQDPVVMMGGREMVMLGSNNYLGLTSHPKIKEAAIAAVKKYGAGCAGSRLLNGTLDIHVQLEERLAAFMKKPACVTFSTGFLVNLGVLSSLAGKGDTIYLDRQDHACIFDGARLAVGADIKKFKHNDPADLRRLLAIGGDRSGGRMLVIDGVFSMEGDIAPLPEYADICDDYDMALMVDDAHGVGVLGKHGRGTAEHFGIEDRTDIIMGTFSKSLATVGGFVVGEPDVIKFVKHRARALMFTAAPPPASVAAVLAALDIIEAEPERRDRLWENTRFMLTALRAIGFDCGESSTPVIPVVVGPDMVAFKMAKMLEDEGVFVNAVVSPASPPGRAIIRTSYMATHTKAHLTRAVEAFHKVGRELGLVS; encoded by the coding sequence ATGTCCGCGAGGGCGCGCGGGGGATCCGCCGCGTCCGCGAACCGTTCAATCTTCGAAAAGTGCCGGACGTACACCGCTCCGGACGACCTCCGGGCGGCGGGCCTCTTCACGTTCTTCCGCATGATCGAATCCGGCCAGGACCCGGTCGTGATGATGGGCGGCCGCGAGATGGTCATGCTCGGGTCGAACAACTATCTCGGCCTGACCTCACATCCCAAGATCAAGGAAGCCGCGATCGCCGCCGTCAAGAAGTACGGGGCGGGATGCGCCGGCAGCCGTCTATTGAACGGCACGCTCGACATCCACGTCCAGCTCGAGGAGCGCCTCGCGGCGTTCATGAAGAAGCCGGCGTGCGTCACGTTCTCGACGGGCTTCCTCGTGAATCTCGGAGTCCTGTCCTCCCTCGCGGGCAAGGGCGACACGATCTACCTGGACCGCCAGGACCACGCCTGCATCTTCGACGGGGCGCGCCTGGCCGTCGGCGCCGACATCAAGAAGTTCAAGCACAACGACCCGGCCGACCTCCGGCGGCTCCTCGCGATCGGCGGGGACCGCAGCGGCGGCAGGATGCTCGTCATCGACGGCGTCTTCTCGATGGAGGGCGACATCGCCCCGCTGCCCGAGTACGCCGACATCTGTGACGACTACGACATGGCCCTCATGGTGGACGACGCGCACGGCGTCGGCGTACTCGGAAAGCACGGCCGCGGCACGGCCGAGCACTTCGGGATCGAGGACCGGACCGACATCATCATGGGGACGTTCTCGAAGTCCCTCGCGACGGTCGGCGGATTCGTGGTGGGCGAGCCGGACGTCATCAAGTTCGTCAAGCACCGGGCCCGGGCGCTCATGTTCACGGCGGCGCCGCCGCCCGCGTCCGTCGCGGCCGTCCTCGCCGCACTCGACATCATCGAGGCGGAGCCCGAGCGCCGGGACCGGCTCTGGGAGAACACGCGCTTCATGCTCACGGCGCTCAGGGCCATCGGATTCGACTGCGGCGAGTCGTCGACGCCCGTCATCCCCGTCGTCGTGGGGCCGGACATGGTCGCCTTCAAGATGGCGAAGATGCTCGAGGACGAGGGCGTCTTCGTGAACGCCGTCGTGAGCCCGGCGTCCCCTCCCGGGCGCGCGATCATCCGGACGTCCTACATGGCGACGCACACGAAGGCGCACCTCACGCGCGCCGTCGAGGCGTTCCACAAGGTCGGCCGCGAGCTCGGGCTCGTTTCGTAA